In the genome of Acidimicrobiia bacterium, the window GGCCCGTTCGTCAAAGCCATTTCGTCAGGGAAGGTTCGGGCGGGCGATAATCCGGGGTCCGCCCCCGACATCCGAGGAGTTGAAGCGCGCCGGTGCCCGACTTTCTTCCCTTTCCCGCCCTCCGTTACGCGACCCCGCCGTCGGGTGACGCGGACCTGAGCGCGGTCTGCGCCCCACCCTACGACGTGATCGAGCCCGAGGATCGCGCCTCGCTCCTCGCCGCCGAACCCCGCAACGCGGTGCGGCTCATCCTCCCCGACAGCTATGCCGCGGCAGCGGACTTGCTCGCGCGCTGGCAAGCCGACGGCACGCTCATCGTCGACGACACGCCCACCTTCTCCATCTACCGCATGCACTTCACCGGCGACGACGGGCTCGCCCGCGTCACCACCGGGGTGATCGGCGCGCTGGAGCTCGACCGCGACGGCGTGCTTCCCCATGAGCGGACGCTGCCGAAAGCAAAGAGCGACCGCCTCGAGCTCCTGCGCGCGACACGCGCCAACTTCGACCCGATCTGGGGGCTCTCGCTCGCGACCGGCCTCTCCGAGCTGCTCGAACCGGATGCCGCACCCGTTGCCGTCGCGGACGACCGCGATGGCGTGCGCCACGAGTGCTACCCGATCACGGACCCCGTCCGCCTCGGTGCGATCCGCGCCGCCGTGTCGGCGTCGGGCCTCGTGCTGGCCGACGGTCACCACCGGTTCGAGACAGCATGCACCTACTACGACGAACGCCGCCGCGACGACGTCGGTGCCGGGGCGATCATGACCCTCGTGGTGGAGCTCGCGCCCGAGCAGCTCTGCGTGCGCGCGATCCACCGGCTGCTCACCGACCTCCCCTCGGTCCGGATCCGCGACGCGCTCGCGTCGGTGTTCGACGTGCGCGACGCGGGCGCGAACGACGCCGCCGGTGTCGCGGCGTTGGAGGCCGCGATGCAGCGCGAACGCGCGCTCGGGCTCGTCGATGCGGAAGGGCTCGCGCTGCTCGTGCCGAGAGCCGCGCTCGACCAACGCGTCGCCGAGCTCGCTCCGCCGCTGCGCGACGTCGACGCCGCGCGCTTCGATGCCGCGGTGCTCCCCGCGCTGCCGGGCGTGTCGTTGGCGTACCGCGACGACGCCGCCACCGTCGCCGCAGCGGTCGAAAAGGGAAACGCGCAAGTGGCCGTGCTGCTGCGCCCGGTCGAAGTCGAAACGATAAGGGCCGCGGCCGCCGCGCGCCTGCGTATGCCCGAGAAGACGACGTTCTTCGCGCCGAAGCCGCGTACCGGAATGGTGTTCCGCAGCCTCGATCTGTGATCTGATCGCGGCCAGCACCCAGGGACGCGAGGAGGACCCATGGCCAGCTGGGCCGAGCAGACGAAGGAGAACGTGCAGCCCCACGTGGACGAACCGATCATCGCGGTCGGGGTTCTCCAGCCCGCCGGCATCTGGGGCTCCATCGGGGTCGGGCAATTCAGCCGTATCGCCGGGACGATCATGCGGAAGGCCGCGAACAAGAAGTCCGGCGGGCTCGGCAAGCAGGGCGAGATCAAGACCCAGATGGCGCTCGTCGCGGTCACCGAGGGCAAGCTCTACGCGTTCAACGCCAAGTCGTGGGGCCGCCAATGGCAGGTAGCAGAACCCATCGGTGCGTGGGATCGCTCAGACCTCGACATCACGACGACCAAGGCCACGCTCTCCACCAAGGTCGTCGTCGACGTGAAGTCGACCGGCGACCACTACGAGCTCGAAGCCACCACCGTGTTGCAGATGAAGGGCCACAACGACGCGTTCCTCGCCGCGCTCGAGAACTTCTCGTCCTCATCGGGAACGGCGTCGGAGTAGGTCAGTTCACGTCCCAGGTGGCGCCGGAGCCGATGAGCGCGGCAAGGTCGCCGGGACCCTGCCGCTCGACCGCGCCGACGAGTTGTCGCTGCACCTCGACTTCGTAGGTGGGACGCTCGATGTCGCGGAAGACGCCGATCGGGGTGGGCATCGTGGGTGCCGACGCGAGGCGTGCGAGCGCGAACGCGAGCGCCGGGCTCTCACGCTTCTCGTCGTGCACCAAGAGCTTGTCGAGGCCCACGTCGGCGACGTTCACGATCTCGCACTCCGCGAACTCGTTGAGGATCACGCCGCGCTCGCCGTCGGCGCCGAAACGGATCGGTTGGCCGTCGTGGAGCTCGATGAGCATCTCCGAGCGAGCTTCCTTCGCAGTGACCGCCTCGAACGCGCCGTCGTTGAACACGTTGCAGTTCTGGTACACCTCGACGAACGCCGCGCCCTTGTGGAAGTGCGCGCGCCGCAGCACGTCCATCATGTGCTTGCGGTCCATGTCGTGCGTGCGCGCCACGAACGTGGCCTCGGCGCCGAGCGCGAGCGCGAGGGGGTTGAACGGGTAGTCGAGCGACCCGAACGGCGACGACTTCGTGATCTTGCCGACCTCGCTCGTGGGCGAGTACTGGCCCTTCGTGAGCCCGTAAATCTGGTTGTTGAACATCACGATCGTGAGGTTCACGTTGCGGCGCAGCGAGTGGATGAGGTGATTACCACCGATCGACAGCGCGTCGCCGTCACCGGTGATGACCCACACGTCGAGGTCGGGTCGCGCCAGCGCGACACCGGTGGCGATCGCGGGCGCGCGTCCGTGGATGCCGTGCACGCCGTACACGTTCATGTAGTACGGGAACCGAGCCGCACAGCCGATGCCCGACACGAACACCAGGTTCTCGGGCTTCACACCCAGCTCGGGCATGAGCAGTTGCACGTTGGCGAGGATCGAGTAGTCGCCGCAGCCGGGGCACCAGCGCACGTCTTGATCGGACTGGAAGTCCTTGCGCCCGAGCTTGACCGCGGTACCGCCGCCACTGTCTCCGTTTCCTTCGGCACCAATTCCACTCACCATCGCGTCGTCAGTCATCCGAGCATCTCCAGGATCTTCGCTTCGATCTCCGCTGCGGTGAACGGCACGCCCCGCACCTGCGTGAGCGACACCGCGTCGACCAGGAACTCCGCGCGCACGAGGCGCGACAGTTGCCCGAGGTTCATCTCGGGCACCAGCACCTTCGAATAGCGCCCGAGCACGTCGCCGAGGTCGGCCGGGAACGGGTTGAGGTGCACGAGGTGCGCGTGGTCGACCGCGCCCCCAGCCGCCCGCACCCTCCGGACCGCCTCGCTGATCGCGCCCCACGTGCTCCCCCACCCGAGCACGAGCGCGTCGGCACCGCCCTCGGAGTCGACGTCGACGCCCGGGATGTCGGACGCGATGCCGGCCACCTTCGCGGCCCGGATGCGGACCATGAAGTCGTGGTTCGCGGGCTCGTAGTTGATGTCGCCCGTGCCCTCTTCCTTCTCCAGGCCGCCGATGCGGTGCATCAGGCCGGGCGTACCCGGGATCGCCCACGGGCGGGCAAGCGTGTCGGGGTCACGCAGGTAGGGCCAGAAGTCGTCGCCGTGGTTCGGCTCCTCGGCGAACGGCACCGAGATGTCGGGCAGCGCGTCGATGTCGGGCAGCAGCCACGGCTCCGCGGCGTTGGCGACGTAGCCGTCGGTGAGGATGATCACCGGCGTGCGGTACTTCAGCGCGATGCGCGCCGCTTCGAAGGCGACCTCGAAGCAGTGGCTCGGCGAGCGCGACGCGATGATCGGAACCGGCGCCTCGCCGTGACGCCCGTACATCGCGAGCAAGAGGTCGGACTGCTCGGTCTTGGTGGGCAGACCCGTCGACGGTCCACCGCGCTGCACGTCGATGAGCAGCAACGGGAGCTCGAGGCTCACCGCGAGGCCGAGGCCTTCGCTCTTGAGGTCGACGCCCGGACCACTGGTAGCGGTGACGCCGAGCTGGCCGGCGAACGCCGCACCGATGGCGATGCCGATCGCGGCGATCTCGTCTTCGGCCTGCAGCGTGCGCACGCCGAAGTTCTTGTGGCTCGACAGCTCGTGGAGGATGTCGGACGCCGGCGTGATCGGGTACGACGCGTAGAGGATCGGAAGGTTGGCGTGCTGCGCCGCCGCGAGGAGCCCGTAGGCGAGGGCGGGGTTCCCGCTGATGTTGCGGTAACGCCCCGGCGGGAGCGCGGCGGGCGGTACTTGGTACGCCGGACCGAAGAGCTCGGCCGTCTCGCCGAAGTGCAGGCCGCCTTTGAACGCGGCGACGTTGGCGTCGACCACGACCTGCCGTGACCCATACTTCTGCTGAATCCACGCGAGCGTGGGGTCGACCGGACGCGTGTACATCCACGAGATGAGACCCACGGCGAAGAAGTTCTTCGAGCGCTCCGCGTCGCGCGGCTTCACGCCGAGCTCTGTGCACGCCTCGAGCGTGAGGCTCGTCATCGGCACCTGGATCACCCGGTACGCCGAGAGCGACCCGTCTTCGAGCGGGTTCACCTCGTAGCCGACCTTGCCGAGGTTGCGCTCGTCGAAGGCGTCGGAGTTCACGAGCAGCGTGGACCCCGGCGGCATCTCCGCGAGGTTGGCCTTCAGCGCCGCGGGGTTCATGGCCACCAGCACGTTCGGCGCGTCGCCGGGCGTGACGATGTCGTGGTCGGAGATGTGCACCTGGAACGACGACACCCCTGCGATCGTCCCCGCCGGGGCTTGGATCTCCGCCGGGAAGTTGGGCAGGGTGGCCAGGTCGTTGCCGAAGATGGCACTGGCCTCGGTGAAGCGGTCGCCCGCGACCTGCATCCCGTCGCCGGAGTCACCGGCGAACCGGATCACGACGTCCTCGAGTAGCTCCGGCTCGATCGATGTGGTCTCAGTCACGTCCCTCACTCCGTTGTGTGGGGCTGAGTATGAAGGTGCTCGCTACGGCGCCCGGCCGTTGCGCGCCGGGTGATTGTACCGACCGGACCCCGGTTACCTGGGACCGGGGCCTCACCATGGGTCGCACGCTCTCGAATCGGGATACCCGATTCGCGGACACTCGCTCCTACCCGAGCACATCGAGCGCCGACTCGGCCAACCTGAGCGCGGCGGCGATTCGGCGGCGATCGCGTGCGCGACCGATCAATTCGGCCTCGACGTCGACCCGCGAACCGACGCCACCGGGACGCTGGTAGAAGCGTCGGCGTAGCTTGCCCACCACCACGACCGCGTCGCCCGGCTCGAGCGACTCCAGCCACGCAGGCGGGTCCCACACCGTCACCGGCACCGACGTGGCCCGGTCGTTGCCCGCCGGGCAGCGCACCGCCAGCGTGGCGAGGCGCGTGCCCGACTCGAGCACCCGGATCTCCGGCGCCGCCGAGCATGGCCCGCAGACCACGCTCAGGTTCACCGCGGGGAGGTCGTCGCGTTCTGCTTGCTTTGCTTCCTTGGGCATTGCCTTTCCCCTCTCGTTTCGAAACGGCGAGGGGAAGCGCGAGAGGAAGCTCGGTTGCGACCCTACGACGGGGGTAAGACACTCACCCGAGGGCGGCGCGGCGAACGGCTGCGTCGACGTACTGCGGGTCGGCTCGGCGTACCTGGTCGAACAGGTCGCGCGCACGGGCGATGTTCCCGGCGCGCTCCTCGAGATCCGCGAGCGCGTACCAGAGGCGGAGGTGGTGATCCAACGGGGCGCGCACGGGGTCGGCGCGCTTG includes:
- a CDS encoding DUF1015 domain-containing protein, yielding MPDFLPFPALRYATPPSGDADLSAVCAPPYDVIEPEDRASLLAAEPRNAVRLILPDSYAAAADLLARWQADGTLIVDDTPTFSIYRMHFTGDDGLARVTTGVIGALELDRDGVLPHERTLPKAKSDRLELLRATRANFDPIWGLSLATGLSELLEPDAAPVAVADDRDGVRHECYPITDPVRLGAIRAAVSASGLVLADGHHRFETACTYYDERRRDDVGAGAIMTLVVELAPEQLCVRAIHRLLTDLPSVRIRDALASVFDVRDAGANDAAGVAALEAAMQRERALGLVDAEGLALLVPRAALDQRVAELAPPLRDVDAARFDAAVLPALPGVSLAYRDDAATVAAAVEKGNAQVAVLLRPVEVETIRAAAAARLRMPEKTTFFAPKPRTGMVFRSLDL
- a CDS encoding 2-oxoacid:ferredoxin oxidoreductase subunit beta, with product MTDDAMVSGIGAEGNGDSGGGTAVKLGRKDFQSDQDVRWCPGCGDYSILANVQLLMPELGVKPENLVFVSGIGCAARFPYYMNVYGVHGIHGRAPAIATGVALARPDLDVWVITGDGDALSIGGNHLIHSLRRNVNLTIVMFNNQIYGLTKGQYSPTSEVGKITKSSPFGSLDYPFNPLALALGAEATFVARTHDMDRKHMMDVLRRAHFHKGAAFVEVYQNCNVFNDGAFEAVTAKEARSEMLIELHDGQPIRFGADGERGVILNEFAECEIVNVADVGLDKLLVHDEKRESPALAFALARLASAPTMPTPIGVFRDIERPTYEVEVQRQLVGAVERQGPGDLAALIGSGATWDVN
- a CDS encoding 2-oxoacid:acceptor oxidoreductase subunit alpha, with the protein product MTETTSIEPELLEDVVIRFAGDSGDGMQVAGDRFTEASAIFGNDLATLPNFPAEIQAPAGTIAGVSSFQVHISDHDIVTPGDAPNVLVAMNPAALKANLAEMPPGSTLLVNSDAFDERNLGKVGYEVNPLEDGSLSAYRVIQVPMTSLTLEACTELGVKPRDAERSKNFFAVGLISWMYTRPVDPTLAWIQQKYGSRQVVVDANVAAFKGGLHFGETAELFGPAYQVPPAALPPGRYRNISGNPALAYGLLAAAQHANLPILYASYPITPASDILHELSSHKNFGVRTLQAEDEIAAIGIAIGAAFAGQLGVTATSGPGVDLKSEGLGLAVSLELPLLLIDVQRGGPSTGLPTKTEQSDLLLAMYGRHGEAPVPIIASRSPSHCFEVAFEAARIALKYRTPVIILTDGYVANAAEPWLLPDIDALPDISVPFAEEPNHGDDFWPYLRDPDTLARPWAIPGTPGLMHRIGGLEKEEGTGDINYEPANHDFMVRIRAAKVAGIASDIPGVDVDSEGGADALVLGWGSTWGAISEAVRRVRAAGGAVDHAHLVHLNPFPADLGDVLGRYSKVLVPEMNLGQLSRLVRAEFLVDAVSLTQVRGVPFTAAEIEAKILEMLG
- a CDS encoding single-stranded DNA-binding protein, which codes for MPKEAKQAERDDLPAVNLSVVCGPCSAAPEIRVLESGTRLATLAVRCPAGNDRATSVPVTVWDPPAWLESLEPGDAVVVVGKLRRRFYQRPGGVGSRVDVEAELIGRARDRRRIAAALRLAESALDVLG